In one Rutidosis leptorrhynchoides isolate AG116_Rl617_1_P2 chromosome 8, CSIRO_AGI_Rlap_v1, whole genome shotgun sequence genomic region, the following are encoded:
- the LOC139861764 gene encoding U-box domain-containing protein 5-like, with product MGTDVAEVVEKLPSPHDIKVHRIMCTELMKLVDRVDRIFPEIEAARPRCDSGIQSLCLITGAIEKAKMLIRDCCESSKLYLALTGNTILSRCKKSKSLLEQGLTQIQNMVPVILASKISKIITELRLAKFSLDTSEEEAGKAVRAILEGYRNGNHIEKENNVEYIRIAAQKLQITSHRSLLSERRSIKKLLKQIGEENNKQPKKQILLFLLDLLNKYTKSLTSGCVDNDSVVQSQDYNSSKVDFYVDREKDPPEEFKCSISQKLMYDPVVIDSGQTYERMWIQKWFDEGHDTCPKTKKRLQSFSLIPNTAMKDLITKWCETHGITVSDPFIPLPNTWENSSSSINSLSSMYSLQLPVDYSNLSLTSLDSSQIVDDSREFEVGLSLEFDETSPWEFQCKFVEDLMTRLKNNDEGCKMMSSEKIVGSVVRFLTVARDVNDVKAQRIGCLLLLILVTKCRCIKYLNKDAYVLIVEFLESEVIEEALAIIEELSSNQNYRSEIASSGLFTCLFKLLDTQITEIQTRALKILYNLTLTRNVRSLIVSSDLIPKLVTLSEDESLSRYCIAILTNLCGNQDNKSIIAETNGCISFVARILESESCDEQEQALEILLSLCSQSVHFCRLVMDEGVIPALVSISINGNDNGKAKAQEMLRLLRDIHHEEDVEESNAPVYDVQEDSDSLHVEKKASSKASRILSKFSLLSKASLVNKRKV from the exons ATGGGgactgatgttgctgaagttgttgAGAAACTTCCATCGCCTCATGACATCAAG GTGCATAGGATTATGTGTACAGAATTAATGAAATTGGTTGACCGGGTCGATAGAATATTTCCAGAAATAGAAGCTGCCAGGCCTCGATGTGATTCCGGGATTCAGTCACTTTGTCTGATAACCGGTGCGATTGAGAAAGCCAAAATGTTGATTCGTGATTGTTGTGAGTCGAGTAAGCTCTACTTG GCTCTGACAGGAAATACAATTCTGTCAAGATGTAAAAAATCGAAAAGTTTGTTAGAACAGGGGCTGACTCAGATCCAAAATATGGTTCCTGTTATTCTTGCATCAAAG ATTTCGAAGATAATTACAGAGCTTCGGTTGGCGAAATTTAGTTTAGATACGTCTGAAGAAGAGGCGGGAAAAGCGGTTAGGGCTATACTCGAAGGATACCGAAACGGTAACCATATTGAAAAAGAAAACAACGTCGAGTATATTCGAATAGCCGCTCAAAAGCTTCAAATAACATCTCATAGATCTCTTTTATCCGAACGAAGATCCATAAAAAAACTTCTCAAACAAATCGGTGAAGAAAACAACAAACAACCAAAGAAACAAATTCTATTGTTCCTTTTGGATTTGTTAAATAAGTACACGAAATCATTAACATCCGGATGCGTAGACAACGATAGCGTTGTTCAAAGTCAAGATTATAATTCTTCAAAAGTTGACTTTTATGTTGACCGTGAAAAAGATCCACCCGAAGAGTTCAAGTGTTCCATTTCTCAAAAGTTAATGTACGATCCGGTTGTTATAGATTCGGGTCAAACGTATGAACGAATGTGGATACAAAAATGGTTTGATGAAGGTCATGATACGTGTCCAAAAACTAAAAAACGGTTACAGAGTTTTTCGTTAATACCGAATACTGCGATGAAGGATCTTATAACGAAATGGTGCGAAACTCACGGAATCACGGTTTCCGACCCGTTTATTCCGTTACCGAACACGTGGGAAAATTCGTCTTCTTCGATTAATAGTTTGAGTTCGATGTATAGTCTTCAATTGCCGGTTGATTACAGTAATTTATCGTTAACGTCGTTAGATAGCAGTCAAATTGTTGACGATAGTCGTGAATTTGAAGTTGGGTTATCTTTAGAATTTGATGAGACAAGTCCTTGGGAGTTTCAGTGTAAGTTTGTGGAAGATTTGATGACCCGTTTGAAAAATAACGATGAAGGTTGTAAGATGATGTCATCGGAGAAAATCGTTGGATCGGTTGTTAGATTTTTGACGGTTGCGCGTGATGTAAATGATGTAAAAGCTCAACGGATTGGATGTTTATTGTTGCTGATTTTGGTTACCAAATGCAG ATGTATAAAGTACTTGAACAAAGATGCGTACGTTTTAATTGTCGAATTTCTTGAATCCGAAGTGATAGAAGAAGCCCTTGCTATTATAGAAGAGTTGTCTTCGAATCAAAACTATCGATCAGAAATCGCATCATCCGGCTTGTTTACTTGTCTCTTCAAGCTTCTCGATACCCAAATCACCGAAATTCAAACGCGGGCCCTTAAGATTCTCTATAATTTGACTTTGACCAGAAACGTTCGTTCATTGATTGTTTCCTCAGACCTAATCCCGAAACTAGTTACACTTTCCGAAGATGAGTCGCTTTCAAGATACTGTATAGCAATACTCACGAACCTATGCGGAAATCAAGATAATAAAAGTATAATCGCGGAGACAAACGGGTGCATATCGTTTGTTGCTAGAATTCTCGAAAGTGAAAGTTGTGACGAGCAAGAACAAGCGTTAGAAATTCTTCTTTCGTTATGTTCTCAAAGCGTTCATTTTTGTCGGTTGGTTATGGATGAAGGAGTGATCCCGGCTTTGGTTTCGATTTCGATTAATGGAAATGATAACGGGAAAGCAAAAGCGCAAGAAATGCTTCGGCTTTTGAGAGATATACATCATGAAGAAGATGTTGAAGAATCGAACGCACCGGTTTATGATGTTCAAGAGGATTCGGATAGTTTACATGTGGAGAAGAAGGCGTCTTCTAAAGCTTCGCGGATTTTATCCAAGTTTTCGTTGTTGTCGAAAGCTTCTTTGGTTAACAAACGAAAAGTATAG